One Carassius auratus strain Wakin chromosome 3, ASM336829v1, whole genome shotgun sequence genomic region harbors:
- the LOC113046828 gene encoding multidrug resistance-associated protein 1-like isoform X2: protein MAIDNFCSLDGSDPFWDWNRTWQTHNPDLTPCFQNTVLVWIPCLYLWLFAPLYILYLKRNDRGYICMTHLNRAKTAVGFTLWLICWADVFYSFWERSHGATGAPVYLVSPTMLGVTMLLATFLIQYERKKGVQSSGVMLNFWLITIVCATVPFRSKILHALNEPASVNVFKYTTFYIYYTMLLISLILAGLSDQPPLFSQAVRDSNSCPESGASFLSRITFWWITGLMVTGYKRPLEEKDLWSLNTEDKSQRVVPQLVRRWDQECNKVKRPVDKTLYSPKRSAREETKDGQQIEESEILLAKSLQKTGDPSLFCALCRTFGPYFLVSSLFKIIHDILMFVGPEILRLLIQFVNDSSAPDWHGYFYTSLLFICTCVQTLILQKYFHVCFVTGMRLRTAIVGAVYRKALVITNAARRTSTVGEIVNLMSVDAQRFMDLITYINMIWSAPLQVILALYFLWQNLGPSVLAGVAVMVLMVPLNAVIAMKTKTYQVAQMKSKDNRIKLMNEVLNGIKVLKLYAWELAFKDKVSAIRESELRVLKKTAYLGAVSTFTWVCAPFLVALSTFAVYVLVDEHNILDAQKAFVSLALFNILRFPLNMLPMVISSMVQASVSMKRLRVFLSHEELDEDNVERPAISSSPDSIRIVEGAFSWSKDDSPTLKRINVRIPEGALVAVVGHVGSGKSSLLSALLGEMQKQEGSVSIKGSVAYVPQQAWIQNATLKDNILFGRDAKDSWYQKVVEACALLPDLEVLPGGDLTEIGEKGVNLSGGQKQRVSVARAVYCSCAVYLLDDPLSAVDAHVGKHIFEKVIGPQGLLQGRTRVLVTHGLSFLPQVDLILVMVDGEITEMGSYTELLGRQGAFAEFLRNYSNTEQEEVEESVAEAVPRKGLENGGPAMLGQSLNSLNTAGTGKTPQQTEPNDVAAAKKTKSADAARLTEADKANTGRVKLSVFWEYMKAIGLPLSIFSIFLFFCHHLSSLGSNYWLSLWTDDPVINNTQPNREMRLGVYGALGISQGIAVFCYSVSVSVGGILASRYLHQTMLYNVLRSPMSFFERTPSGNLVNRFAKETDTIDSVIPSIIKMFMGSMFNVLGSCAVILIATPLVAIIIPPLGLFYFFVQRFYVASSRQLKRLESVSRSPVYTHFNETLLGTSVIRAFGEQQRFIRESDGRVDHNQKAYFPSIVANRWLAVRLEFVGNCIVTFAALFAVMARDSLSPGIMGLSISYALQVTASLNWLVRMSSELETNIVAVEKVKEYGDTEKEAEWRSEHSTLPAGWPTAGHIEIHNFGLRYREDLELAISDISVNIEGGEKVGNVGRTGAGKSSLTLGLFRIIEAAQGEIRVDGVNIAELGLHELRSRITIIPQDPVLFSGSLRMNLDPFDGYTDEEVWRALELAHLKNFVSGLSDKLNHECSEGGENLSLGQRQLVCLARALLRKTKILVLDEATAAVDLETDDLIQSTIRTQFEDCTVLTIAHRLNTIMDYTRVLVLDKGQMAEFDSPSNLIAKKGIFYKMAKDSGLV from the exons GATTGGAACCGGACCTGGCAAACACACAATCCAGACCTGACACCATGTTTCCAGAACACAGTGCTGGTTTGGATACCCTGCCTCTACCTCTGGCTGTTTGCACCGTTATACATCCTGTACCTCAAAAGAAATGACCGTGGATACATATGCATGACCCACCTCAACAGAGCCAAAACA GCTGTTGGGTTTACCCTATGGCTTATCTGCTGGGCAGATGTTTTCTACTCTTTCTGGGAAAGAAGCCATGGTGCTACAGGAGCCCCAGTCTACCTAGTCAGCCCCACTATGCTTGGCGTTACAATG TTGCTGGCTACGTTCTTGATCCAGTATGAGCGGAAGAAGGGGGTACAGTCCTCAGGGGTGATGCTTAATTTTTGGCTGATCACCATAGTGTGCGCTACAGTCCCCTTTCGCTCCAAGATCCTGCATGCATTGAATGAG CCTGCCAGTGTGAATGTGTTCAAATATACCACTTTCTACATCTATTACACCATGCTGCTCATCTCCCTGATCCTGGCCGGCTTGTCTGACCAGCCTCCGCTCTTTTCACAGGCTGTCAGAGACTCG AATTCATGTCCAGAGTCGGGGGCTTCATTCCTGTCCAGAATCACTTTCTGGTGGATCACAGG ATTGATGGTGACTGGTTATAAAAGGCCTCTGGAAGAGAAGGACCTGTGGTCGCTCAACACAGAGGACAAGTCTCAAAGAGTGGTGCCACAGCTGGTGCGCCGCTGGGACCAAGAATGCAACAAGGTCAAAAG gCCAGTAGATAAGACACTCTACTCCCCAAAGAGATCAGCAAGGGAAGAAACGAAGGATGGACAACAAATTGAAGAGTCAGAGATTTTGCTTGCGAAAAGCCTTCAAAAGACAGGCGACCCTTCTCTCTTCTGTGCTCTCTGCCGAACCTTCGGACCATATTTTCTAGTCAGCTCTTTGTTTAAGATTATTCATGACATCCTGATGTTTGTTGGGCCGGAGATTCTCAG GCTACTGATCCAGTTTGTGAATGATTCGAGTGCCCCTGATTGGCATGGCTACTTCTACACCTCCCTGCTGTTCATTTGTACCTGCGTGCAAACCCTCATTCTGCAGAAATATTTCCACGTTTGCTTTGTGACCGGCATGAGGTTACGTACGGCCATTGTTGGTGCTGTGTACAGAAAA GCCTTAGTCATTACCAATGCTGCTCGGCGAACATCCACTGTCGGAGAGATTGTGAATCTGATGTCTGTAGATGCTCAACGTTTTATGGACCTCATCACCTATATCAACATGATTTGGTCAGCACCTTTGCAGGTTATCCTGGCCCTTTACTTCCTGTGGCAG AATCTGGGACCTTCTGTGCTTGCTGGAGTTGCTGTGATGGTGCTAATGGTTCCTCTAAATGCAGTCATTGCCATGAAAACTAAAACTTACCAGG TTGCCCAAATGAAAAGCAAGGACAATAGGATCAAGCTTATGAATGAGGTGCTGAACGGCATTAAAGTGCTTAAACTCTACGCATGGGAACTGGCGTTCAAAGACAAAGTGTCTGCCATCAGAGAGAGTGAATTACGTGTGCTTAAAAAGACTGCTTACCTTGGTGCCGTGTCCACCTTTACTTGGGTCTGCGCACCATTTTTG GTTGCCCTCTCCACGTTCGCAGTGTATGTGTTAGTGGATGAACATAATATTCTGGATGCACAGAAGGCATTTGTTTCTCTGGCCTTGTTCAACATCCTGCGCTTCCCTCTTAATATGTTGCCCATGGTCATCAGCAGCATGGTGCAG GCCAGTGTGTCTATGAAGCGCCTGCGTGTGTTTCTGTCCCACGAGGAGTTGGATGAAGACAATGTGGAGCGGCCAGCCATCAGTTCAT CTCCAGACAGCATCAGGATTGTGGAAGGAGCTTTCAGCTGGTCTAAAGACGACTCCCCTACTTTGAAGAG gaTTAATGTCCGTATTCCTGAAGGGGCGCTTGTTGCTGTGGTAGGGCATGTGGGTTCAGGGAAATCCTCTCTGCTTTCAGCTTTGCTGGGAGAGATGCAGAAGCAAGAAGGGTCTGTCTCGATCAAG GGCTCTGTGGCTTACGTGCCTCAGCAGGCCTGGATCCAAAACGCCACTCTCAAAGACAACATTTTGTTTGGACGGGACGCGAAAGACAGCTGGTACCAGAAGGTGGTGGAGGCGTGTGCTCTCCTACCAGACCTGGAAGTCCTGCCTGGAGGAGACTTGACAGAAATTGGGGAGAAG GGCGTGAATCTGTCTGGAGGACAGAAACAGCGGGTGAGTGTGGCCAGGGCTGTGTACTGCAGCTGTGCAGTGTATCTGCTGGATGACCCGCTCTCAGCCGTGGACGCTCATGTGGGAAAACACATCTTTGAGAAGGTCATCGGACCTCAGGGGTTGCTACAGGGCAGG ACTCGGGTTCTGGTGACGCACGGGCTGAGCTTCCTGCCCCAGGTTGACCTGATCTTGGTGATGGTGGATGGAGAAATCACAGAGATGGGCTCTTACACCGAGCTGCTGGGCAGACAGGGCGCTTTCGCTGAGTTTCTGCGTAACTACTCCAACACAGagcaggaggaggtggaggagtcAGTGGCAG AAGCAGTTCCACGGAAAGGACTTGAGAATGGGGGTCCTGCCATGTTGGG GCAGAGTCTGAATTCTCTTAATACAGCAGGCACAGGTAAAACCCCACAGCAAACTGAACCTAATGATGTTGCGGCCGCAAAGAAGACCAAATCTGCAGATGCTGCCCGACTAACTGAGGCCGACAAGGCCAACACTGGCAGG GTGAAGCTGTCTGTGTTTTGGGAGTACATGAAGGCTATCGGCTTGCCCCTGTCCATCTTCAGTATCTTTCTGTTCTTCTGTCATCATCTGTCCTCTCTGGGCTCAAACTACTGGCTCAGTCTCTGGACAGATGACCCTGTTATCAACAACACCCAGCCCAACAGAGAGATGCGTTTAGGGGTGTATGGAGCCCTTGGAATCTCACAAG GTATTGCAGTGTTCTGCTATTCTGTGTCGGTGTCGGTTGGTGGGATCCTAGCCTCCCGCTACCTGCACCAGACGATGCTCTACAACGTCCTGAGATCTCCCATGTCTTTCTTCGAACGCACACCCAGTGGCAATCTGGTCAACCGCTTTGCCAAAGAGACGGACACCATTGACTCAGTCATTCCTAgcataataaaaatgttcatggGCTCCATGTTTAATGTGCTGGGCTCATGTGCTGTCATCCTCATTGCCACACCACTGGTAGCCATCATCATCCCGCCGCTGGGCCTGTTCTACTTCTTTGTACAG CGTTTTTACGTGGCGTCCTCTCGGCAGCTGAAACGACTGGAGTCTGTGAGTCGCTCTCCTGTCTACACACACTTCAACGAGACACTGCTGGGAACCAGTGTGATCAGAGCATTTGGAGAACAGCAACGCTTCATCAGAGAGAGTGACGGCAGAGTAGACCACAACCAAAAAGCTTATTTCCCCAGCATTGTAGCCAACCG ATGGTTGGCAGTGAGGTTAGAGTTTGTGGGAAACTGTATTGTGACATTTGCAGCCCTTTTTGCAGTGATGGCCAGGGACAGTCTGAGTCCAGGTATCATGGGGCTGTCCATCTCCTATGCGCTGCAG GTCACAGCATCTCTGAACTGGCTGGTGCGGATGTCCTCTGAGCTGGAAACTAACATAGTGGCAGTGGAGAAGGTGAAGGAATATGGAGACACAGAGAAAGAG GCTGAATGGAGGTCGGAGCACTCAACTCTGCCTGCTGGCTGGCCGACCGCTGGTCATATTGAAATCCACAACTTTGGCTTGAGATACAGAGAGGACTTAGAGCTGGCTATTTCTGATATCTCAGTCAACATTGAGGGAGGAGAAAAG gTGGGAAATGTGGGTAGGACAGGAGCAGGAAAGTCCTCTTTGACATTAGGGCTCTTCCGCATCATCGAAGCAGCTCAAGGGGAGATCCGTGTCGATGGAGTCAACATTGCTGAGCTTGGCCTGCACGAGCTACGATCCAGAATCACAATCATTCCTCAG GATCCAGTGCTGTTCTCTGGTTCCTTGCGTATGAATCTGGACCCCTTTGATGGCTACACTGATGAGGAGGTCTGGAGAGCTCTGGAACTCGCACATCTCAAGAACTTTGTGTCTGGCCTTTCTGACAAACTCAACCATGAGTGTTCAGAGGGAGGAGAGAATCTCAG TTTGGGTCAGCGGCAGCTGGTTTGCTTGGCTCGAGCTCTCCTCAGGAAGACCAAGATTCTGGTTTTGGATGAAGCCACTGCAGCTGTAGACCTGGAGACGGACGATCTGATTCAGTCCACTATCCGAACTCAGTTTGAGGACTGCACCGTTCTCACCATCGCACACCGTCTCAACACCATCATGGACTACACAAG GGTGCTGGTTCTCGATAAAGGCCAGATGGCAGAATTTGATTCTCCGTCCAATTTAATTGCCAAGAAGGGAATTTTCTACAAGATGGCCAAAGACTCAGGTTTGGTCTGA
- the LOC113046828 gene encoding multidrug resistance-associated protein 1-like isoform X1 → MAIDNFCSLDGSDPFWDWNRTWQTHNPDLTPCFQNTVLVWIPCLYLWLFAPLYILYLKRNDRGYICMTHLNRAKTAVGFTLWLICWADVFYSFWERSHGATGAPVYLVSPTMLGVTMLLATFLIQYERKKGVQSSGVMLNFWLITIVCATVPFRSKILHALNEPASVNVFKYTTFYIYYTMLLISLILAGLSDQPPLFSQAVRDSNSCPESGASFLSRITFWWITGLMVTGYKRPLEEKDLWSLNTEDKSQRVVPQLVRRWDQECNKVKRPVDKTLYSPKRSAREETKDGQQIEESEILLAKSLQKTGDPSLFCALCRTFGPYFLVSSLFKIIHDILMFVGPEILRLLIQFVNDSSAPDWHGYFYTSLLFICTCVQTLILQKYFHVCFVTGMRLRTAIVGAVYRKALVITNAARRTSTVGEIVNLMSVDAQRFMDLITYINMIWSAPLQVILALYFLWQNLGPSVLAGVAVMVLMVPLNAVIAMKTKTYQVAQMKSKDNRIKLMNEVLNGIKVLKLYAWELAFKDKVSAIRESELRVLKKTAYLGAVSTFTWVCAPFLVALSTFAVYVLVDEHNILDAQKAFVSLALFNILRFPLNMLPMVISSMVQASVSMKRLRVFLSHEELDEDNVERPAISSSPDSIRIVEGAFSWSKDDSPTLKRINVRIPEGALVAVVGHVGSGKSSLLSALLGEMQKQEGSVSIKGSVAYVPQQAWIQNATLKDNILFGRDAKDSWYQKVVEACALLPDLEVLPGGDLTEIGEKGVNLSGGQKQRVSVARAVYCSCAVYLLDDPLSAVDAHVGKHIFEKVIGPQGLLQGRTRVLVTHGLSFLPQVDLILVMVDGEITEMGSYTELLGRQGAFAEFLRNYSNTEQEEVEESVAEEGGEAEDEKGKSEEAVPRKGLENGGPAMLGQSLNSLNTAGTGKTPQQTEPNDVAAAKKTKSADAARLTEADKANTGRVKLSVFWEYMKAIGLPLSIFSIFLFFCHHLSSLGSNYWLSLWTDDPVINNTQPNREMRLGVYGALGISQGIAVFCYSVSVSVGGILASRYLHQTMLYNVLRSPMSFFERTPSGNLVNRFAKETDTIDSVIPSIIKMFMGSMFNVLGSCAVILIATPLVAIIIPPLGLFYFFVQRFYVASSRQLKRLESVSRSPVYTHFNETLLGTSVIRAFGEQQRFIRESDGRVDHNQKAYFPSIVANRWLAVRLEFVGNCIVTFAALFAVMARDSLSPGIMGLSISYALQVTASLNWLVRMSSELETNIVAVEKVKEYGDTEKEAEWRSEHSTLPAGWPTAGHIEIHNFGLRYREDLELAISDISVNIEGGEKVGNVGRTGAGKSSLTLGLFRIIEAAQGEIRVDGVNIAELGLHELRSRITIIPQDPVLFSGSLRMNLDPFDGYTDEEVWRALELAHLKNFVSGLSDKLNHECSEGGENLSLGQRQLVCLARALLRKTKILVLDEATAAVDLETDDLIQSTIRTQFEDCTVLTIAHRLNTIMDYTRVLVLDKGQMAEFDSPSNLIAKKGIFYKMAKDSGLV, encoded by the exons GATTGGAACCGGACCTGGCAAACACACAATCCAGACCTGACACCATGTTTCCAGAACACAGTGCTGGTTTGGATACCCTGCCTCTACCTCTGGCTGTTTGCACCGTTATACATCCTGTACCTCAAAAGAAATGACCGTGGATACATATGCATGACCCACCTCAACAGAGCCAAAACA GCTGTTGGGTTTACCCTATGGCTTATCTGCTGGGCAGATGTTTTCTACTCTTTCTGGGAAAGAAGCCATGGTGCTACAGGAGCCCCAGTCTACCTAGTCAGCCCCACTATGCTTGGCGTTACAATG TTGCTGGCTACGTTCTTGATCCAGTATGAGCGGAAGAAGGGGGTACAGTCCTCAGGGGTGATGCTTAATTTTTGGCTGATCACCATAGTGTGCGCTACAGTCCCCTTTCGCTCCAAGATCCTGCATGCATTGAATGAG CCTGCCAGTGTGAATGTGTTCAAATATACCACTTTCTACATCTATTACACCATGCTGCTCATCTCCCTGATCCTGGCCGGCTTGTCTGACCAGCCTCCGCTCTTTTCACAGGCTGTCAGAGACTCG AATTCATGTCCAGAGTCGGGGGCTTCATTCCTGTCCAGAATCACTTTCTGGTGGATCACAGG ATTGATGGTGACTGGTTATAAAAGGCCTCTGGAAGAGAAGGACCTGTGGTCGCTCAACACAGAGGACAAGTCTCAAAGAGTGGTGCCACAGCTGGTGCGCCGCTGGGACCAAGAATGCAACAAGGTCAAAAG gCCAGTAGATAAGACACTCTACTCCCCAAAGAGATCAGCAAGGGAAGAAACGAAGGATGGACAACAAATTGAAGAGTCAGAGATTTTGCTTGCGAAAAGCCTTCAAAAGACAGGCGACCCTTCTCTCTTCTGTGCTCTCTGCCGAACCTTCGGACCATATTTTCTAGTCAGCTCTTTGTTTAAGATTATTCATGACATCCTGATGTTTGTTGGGCCGGAGATTCTCAG GCTACTGATCCAGTTTGTGAATGATTCGAGTGCCCCTGATTGGCATGGCTACTTCTACACCTCCCTGCTGTTCATTTGTACCTGCGTGCAAACCCTCATTCTGCAGAAATATTTCCACGTTTGCTTTGTGACCGGCATGAGGTTACGTACGGCCATTGTTGGTGCTGTGTACAGAAAA GCCTTAGTCATTACCAATGCTGCTCGGCGAACATCCACTGTCGGAGAGATTGTGAATCTGATGTCTGTAGATGCTCAACGTTTTATGGACCTCATCACCTATATCAACATGATTTGGTCAGCACCTTTGCAGGTTATCCTGGCCCTTTACTTCCTGTGGCAG AATCTGGGACCTTCTGTGCTTGCTGGAGTTGCTGTGATGGTGCTAATGGTTCCTCTAAATGCAGTCATTGCCATGAAAACTAAAACTTACCAGG TTGCCCAAATGAAAAGCAAGGACAATAGGATCAAGCTTATGAATGAGGTGCTGAACGGCATTAAAGTGCTTAAACTCTACGCATGGGAACTGGCGTTCAAAGACAAAGTGTCTGCCATCAGAGAGAGTGAATTACGTGTGCTTAAAAAGACTGCTTACCTTGGTGCCGTGTCCACCTTTACTTGGGTCTGCGCACCATTTTTG GTTGCCCTCTCCACGTTCGCAGTGTATGTGTTAGTGGATGAACATAATATTCTGGATGCACAGAAGGCATTTGTTTCTCTGGCCTTGTTCAACATCCTGCGCTTCCCTCTTAATATGTTGCCCATGGTCATCAGCAGCATGGTGCAG GCCAGTGTGTCTATGAAGCGCCTGCGTGTGTTTCTGTCCCACGAGGAGTTGGATGAAGACAATGTGGAGCGGCCAGCCATCAGTTCAT CTCCAGACAGCATCAGGATTGTGGAAGGAGCTTTCAGCTGGTCTAAAGACGACTCCCCTACTTTGAAGAG gaTTAATGTCCGTATTCCTGAAGGGGCGCTTGTTGCTGTGGTAGGGCATGTGGGTTCAGGGAAATCCTCTCTGCTTTCAGCTTTGCTGGGAGAGATGCAGAAGCAAGAAGGGTCTGTCTCGATCAAG GGCTCTGTGGCTTACGTGCCTCAGCAGGCCTGGATCCAAAACGCCACTCTCAAAGACAACATTTTGTTTGGACGGGACGCGAAAGACAGCTGGTACCAGAAGGTGGTGGAGGCGTGTGCTCTCCTACCAGACCTGGAAGTCCTGCCTGGAGGAGACTTGACAGAAATTGGGGAGAAG GGCGTGAATCTGTCTGGAGGACAGAAACAGCGGGTGAGTGTGGCCAGGGCTGTGTACTGCAGCTGTGCAGTGTATCTGCTGGATGACCCGCTCTCAGCCGTGGACGCTCATGTGGGAAAACACATCTTTGAGAAGGTCATCGGACCTCAGGGGTTGCTACAGGGCAGG ACTCGGGTTCTGGTGACGCACGGGCTGAGCTTCCTGCCCCAGGTTGACCTGATCTTGGTGATGGTGGATGGAGAAATCACAGAGATGGGCTCTTACACCGAGCTGCTGGGCAGACAGGGCGCTTTCGCTGAGTTTCTGCGTAACTACTCCAACACAGagcaggaggaggtggaggagtcAGTGGCAG AAGAGGGAGGGGAGGCAGAGGACGAAAAGGGGAAATCTGAAG AAGCAGTTCCACGGAAAGGACTTGAGAATGGGGGTCCTGCCATGTTGGG GCAGAGTCTGAATTCTCTTAATACAGCAGGCACAGGTAAAACCCCACAGCAAACTGAACCTAATGATGTTGCGGCCGCAAAGAAGACCAAATCTGCAGATGCTGCCCGACTAACTGAGGCCGACAAGGCCAACACTGGCAGG GTGAAGCTGTCTGTGTTTTGGGAGTACATGAAGGCTATCGGCTTGCCCCTGTCCATCTTCAGTATCTTTCTGTTCTTCTGTCATCATCTGTCCTCTCTGGGCTCAAACTACTGGCTCAGTCTCTGGACAGATGACCCTGTTATCAACAACACCCAGCCCAACAGAGAGATGCGTTTAGGGGTGTATGGAGCCCTTGGAATCTCACAAG GTATTGCAGTGTTCTGCTATTCTGTGTCGGTGTCGGTTGGTGGGATCCTAGCCTCCCGCTACCTGCACCAGACGATGCTCTACAACGTCCTGAGATCTCCCATGTCTTTCTTCGAACGCACACCCAGTGGCAATCTGGTCAACCGCTTTGCCAAAGAGACGGACACCATTGACTCAGTCATTCCTAgcataataaaaatgttcatggGCTCCATGTTTAATGTGCTGGGCTCATGTGCTGTCATCCTCATTGCCACACCACTGGTAGCCATCATCATCCCGCCGCTGGGCCTGTTCTACTTCTTTGTACAG CGTTTTTACGTGGCGTCCTCTCGGCAGCTGAAACGACTGGAGTCTGTGAGTCGCTCTCCTGTCTACACACACTTCAACGAGACACTGCTGGGAACCAGTGTGATCAGAGCATTTGGAGAACAGCAACGCTTCATCAGAGAGAGTGACGGCAGAGTAGACCACAACCAAAAAGCTTATTTCCCCAGCATTGTAGCCAACCG ATGGTTGGCAGTGAGGTTAGAGTTTGTGGGAAACTGTATTGTGACATTTGCAGCCCTTTTTGCAGTGATGGCCAGGGACAGTCTGAGTCCAGGTATCATGGGGCTGTCCATCTCCTATGCGCTGCAG GTCACAGCATCTCTGAACTGGCTGGTGCGGATGTCCTCTGAGCTGGAAACTAACATAGTGGCAGTGGAGAAGGTGAAGGAATATGGAGACACAGAGAAAGAG GCTGAATGGAGGTCGGAGCACTCAACTCTGCCTGCTGGCTGGCCGACCGCTGGTCATATTGAAATCCACAACTTTGGCTTGAGATACAGAGAGGACTTAGAGCTGGCTATTTCTGATATCTCAGTCAACATTGAGGGAGGAGAAAAG gTGGGAAATGTGGGTAGGACAGGAGCAGGAAAGTCCTCTTTGACATTAGGGCTCTTCCGCATCATCGAAGCAGCTCAAGGGGAGATCCGTGTCGATGGAGTCAACATTGCTGAGCTTGGCCTGCACGAGCTACGATCCAGAATCACAATCATTCCTCAG GATCCAGTGCTGTTCTCTGGTTCCTTGCGTATGAATCTGGACCCCTTTGATGGCTACACTGATGAGGAGGTCTGGAGAGCTCTGGAACTCGCACATCTCAAGAACTTTGTGTCTGGCCTTTCTGACAAACTCAACCATGAGTGTTCAGAGGGAGGAGAGAATCTCAG TTTGGGTCAGCGGCAGCTGGTTTGCTTGGCTCGAGCTCTCCTCAGGAAGACCAAGATTCTGGTTTTGGATGAAGCCACTGCAGCTGTAGACCTGGAGACGGACGATCTGATTCAGTCCACTATCCGAACTCAGTTTGAGGACTGCACCGTTCTCACCATCGCACACCGTCTCAACACCATCATGGACTACACAAG GGTGCTGGTTCTCGATAAAGGCCAGATGGCAGAATTTGATTCTCCGTCCAATTTAATTGCCAAGAAGGGAATTTTCTACAAGATGGCCAAAGACTCAGGTTTGGTCTGA
- the LOC113041657 gene encoding C-type lectin domain family 4 member M-like, with translation MYGKTQEQNMEFEAIYERDEDTSAPRTRSYIPAKGKALQCRGRRCLVLITVSLGLICVLLLIFIILQHNAVTADRDLIKSYKNTAEEFNQSINSLQDKYTDLMTEKHQLQNNFSSLSQKKLELETKFNDLSVEKSQLQRDFDSLVQRIPDFAYKVKSDELNKNVSKGGNQCSLDGFFISKKAMSWSASRQYCRDRGGDLVIINSVEKQRLMSSLVRLSERSWIGLSDIVNEGNLTWVDNSPLNRG, from the exons ATGTACGGCAAGACACAGGAGCAAAACATGGAGTTTGAGGCCATTTATGAAAGGGACGAAGACACTTCTGCACCTCGAACACGGAGTTACATCCCGGCTAAAGGAAAAGCTCTACAGTGCA GAGGAAGAAGATGTTTGGTGTTGATCACAGTGAGTCTCGGGCTCatttgtgttcttctgctgatCTTCATCATACTGCAGCACAACGCCGTCACAGCAGACAGAGACCTGATAAAGAGTTACAAGAACACAGCTGAAGAGTTCAATCAAAGCATCAACAGCTTACAGGACAAGTACACTGATCTAATGACTGAGAAACACCAGCTGCAGAACAACTTCAGCTCTTTGAGTCAGAAGAAACTGGAGCTGGAGACCAAATTCAATGATCTCTCTGTTGAGAAAAGCCAATTACAGAGGGATTTTGACTCTTTGGTTCAGAGGATTCCAGATTTTGCATACAAAGTCAAGAGCGATGAACTGAATAAGAACGTTTCTAAAGGAG GAAATCAATGTAGTCTAGATGGCTTCTTCATTTCCAAAAAGGCGATGAGCTGGTCTGCCAGCAGGCAGTACTGCAGGGATCGTGGCGGGGATTTGGTCATTATCAACAGTGTAGAGAAGcag AGGCTCATGTCTTCACTTGTCAGACTCAGCGAGAGATCGTGGATTGGTTTGTCTGACATAGTGAACGAGGGCAATTTGACATGGGTGGATAATTCACCACTGAATAGGGGGTAA